A single Fundulus heteroclitus isolate FHET01 chromosome 4, MU-UCD_Fhet_4.1, whole genome shotgun sequence DNA region contains:
- the si:ch211-107o10.3 gene encoding retinol dehydrogenase 13 has protein sequence MQNYAEVLKDFIERHATGLTVGAVTGIGILGLRRWMAGGVCRSKARLDGKTVLITGANAGIGKVTAMDMAQRGARVIMACRDIPKAYSAADEIRLKTGNSNILVKKLDLASLKSVRELAKYVQENEKRLDILINNAGIMMCPKWKTEDGFEMQFGVNHLGHFLLTNSLLDLLKKSAPSRVVVVASVAHVTGQIHFDDINLDRNYDNLVSYRQSKLANILFTRELAARLQGSGVTVYSLHPGLIRTELGRHLFPHWAWWKRTLASVLMMIVKSPWEGAQTSIYCAVEESLANESGLYYSDCARKKPAAQALDDAAAKRLWDLSASMVGLS, from the exons ATGCAAAACTACGCAGAGGTTCTGAAGGACTTCATTGAGAGGCATGCCACTGGCCTCACAGTCGGCGCTGTTACAG GAATAGGGATTCTAGGTTTGCGAAGATGGATGGCAGGAGGGGTGTGTCGCAGCAAGGCCAGGCTGGATGGCAAAACAGTCCTGATTACAGGAGCCAACGCTGGCATCGGGAAGGTGACGGCCATGGATATGGCTCAGAGAG GTGCCAGGGTGATCATGGCCTGCAGAGACATTCCCAAAGCCTACAGTGCAGCAGATGAGATCCGTCTTAAGACTGGGAACAGTAACATTTTGGTCAAGAAACTGGACTTGGCCTCGCTGAAGTCTGTCAGGGAGCTGGCCAAGTACGTGCAGGAGAACGAGAAACGTCTGGACATCCTTATTAACAATGCAG GTATAATGATGTGTCCGAAGTGGAAGACTGAAGATGGCTTTGAAATGCAGTTTGGCGTCAACCACTTGGGGCACTTTCTCCTCACCAACTCTCTTCTTGACCTGCTGAAGAAGTCAGCTCCAAGTCGTGTTGTCGTTGTTGCAAGCGTCGCCCACGTGACAG GTCAGATACACTTTGACGACATCAACCTAGATAGAAACTACGATAATTTGGTAAGCTATCGGCAAAGCAAGCTGGCAAACATTCTCTTCACCAGGGAACTGGCTGCGAGACTGCAAG GCAGCGGTGTTACAGTCTACAGCCTTCACCCAGGACTGATCCGCACGGAGTTAGGTCGCCATCTGTTCCCCCACTGGGCTTGGTGGAAGAGAACGTTGGCCTCAGTCCTGATGATGATTGTCAAGAGTCCCTGGGAAGGAGCCCAAACAAGCATCTACTGCGCTGTGGAGGAGAGTCTGGCGAACGAGAGCGGCCTCTACTACAG CGACTGCGCTCGCAAAAAGCCTGCAGCTCAAGCTCTGGATGATGCTGCCGCCAAGAGGCTGTGGGACCTCAGTGCCTCCATGGTTGGTCTTTCCTAA